The region GGACCAGGCGCATGCCGCAGTTGATGTCGAAGCCGATCCCGCCGGGGGAGATCACGCCGCTCACCGGGTCCATGGCCGCCACGCCGCCGATGGGGAAGCCGTACCCCCAGTGGCCGTCGGGCATGCAGTAGGCGTATTTCAGGATGCCGGGCAGGCAGGCCACGTTGGCCGCCTGGTCGAAGACCCCCGCCTCCATGCCGGCCAGCAGCCCTTCCGTGGCGACGATCCGGGCCGGGACCAGCATGCCGTCCTTGTATGACACGGGGAGTTCCCACAACGTGGGAGAGATTCTGCGCAGTTGGGGAGGAAGTGACATGATTGTATTCCTCCTTCGCGGGTACGGCGTCGTGGATCAATCGGTTTCCGTCCAGGACTTCATTATATCACAACGGCGAACCTGTCTCAGCCCGTCTTCAGGCGGACCGTCCCGCCGCACACCCCGGCGATGACCAGCATTCCCCCCCACAACTGGGGCCAGCCGAGCCGTTCCCCCAGGAGCAGGGCCGCCAGCAGGGTGCCGAAGAGCGGCACCAGGTTGACGAACAGGGCCGCCCGGCTCGCCCCCAGGGCCTGGACCCCCTCGTACCACCAGACAAAGCCGGCCACCGTGCCGAGCAGGGCCAGCTGCAGAATGGCCACCCAGCCCAGGATGCTGAAATGGTGCGGCCCGGCCCCGCCCAGCGCCTCCAGGGCGGCGGCCGGGATCAACAGCAGGGTGCCGGACAGGGCGGCATAGGCGGTCGCCACCAGGGGTGAAAAGGTGCCCATGGCCCGTTTGCCCAGGATCGAATAGGCCGCCCAACTGAGCGGCGCCCCGAGCAGCAGCAGATCGCCGTGGTTGAAGGTCAGGGTGCGCAGCACGCCGGGATCGCCCCGGGTGACGATCACCCCGACGCCGGCCAGGGAGACCGCCAGCCCGGCACCCTGGAGCGGCCGGATTCGCTCCCGCAGCCACCAGGCGGACAGCACCGCCGTGAGCAGCGGGTTGATGGCGACGATGAGGGAGCCGTTGGCCGCACCGGTCAGCTTCAGGCCGCTGAAAAAGAAGGCGTTGTAGCAGAAGATCCCGGTCAGGCCAAGGAAAAAGAGGCCCAGCACCTCTCGCAGGCTGCGGGGCACCGGCACGGCCTCCCCCCGGCGCTGCGCCTGCCGGGCCACCAGCGCCATCAGCACCACGGCCGCGATCGCAAAACGGCAGCTCGCGGCAAAGAACGGCGGCGCTTCATGCACCGCAAAACGGGCGGCCACAAAGGTGCCGCCCCAGAAAAAGGTCGTCAGGACCAGCTTGCAATAAATCCCTGCCCTGTCGGCCTGCTGTGCGTCGTTCGTCACCCTGCCGTCGGCCCCCGATCGTCGTAGTCCCTGGAGCATGCGCCGCGGGCGCCCGCCAGGTTGCCAGCGCCCTCCTCGGGGATATTGACCGATACCAGGGTGAGTTCGTCTGTCCCGGTATTGCGGTAATAATGCTCTTCCCCAGCCCGGATGCGGACCGCCAGCCCCGGCCGTATGGCCGTTTCCTCACCGGCCACCCCCACCACGCCCGAGCCGGACAGGAAGTAGAGCAGGTGGCCGTAGGCGTCGTGATGGGCCGCAAAGCCGCTCCCCGGCACGACGCGAGTCACGGTCATGGTGACCCCCTCGTCGAGGATGGTCGTGCCGAGCACCCCGTGCGCCACGTCCGGCCGCACCTGCCGCCACTCCTGGGCGCCGATGTCGATGAATCTGCCCATTGGCCGCAGCCCCTTTCCGCCGGCCGGCCATCGCGTCGGTCCCGGTCAGCGGGCCTTAGCGTAGTCGATCATGCCTTGAAAGTCTACCACGACGGCCGTCTCGTTGCCAACTACCCAGGCATCGTGCCCCATGGGCAGGAGCGATACCTCGCCGGGACGGCAATCGAACTCGCTGCCGTCATCCATGACCACATGCACGGTGCCGGCAACATGGTATTGGAAATGGGGCGCCTCACAGCTCTTCGTCTTCGCCAGCGGCTGCACCGACGTCAGCCAGCGCCACCCCGGCTCGAATATGGCCCGCCCCACCGTTGCCCCGCCGATCGTGATCAGTTCGACCCGTCCCTTCGGAAAGGTCCTGACCTCATCCGGAGCGGCGAAATTTTTAACCTCGGCTTTTCCTCCTACCGTTTTCATGGCGTGCTCCTTGGTCCCCATACAGACACCATCGTCTGTATCTGATCTGATTGTCCTCCTCCGCCCGGGGCATGTCAAGCCGCACGCCCGACGGGATGCGCGCCGTCCCCCCGCGGGCCGTTTCGAGCCGGACCGCCCTGCGGCACACCCGCCATTATCGATATGAAACGGATCGTTGCCCGGACGAGTGCCGGCCGTATACAATCTTGTGTTTGTTTCGTCATGTCGTATACCATAAAGTCGGCCCTCGGGCCGCATATCTCATTTGGGCAGGTAGCGACATGTATGAAGTAGTAAGCAACGACATCCTGGCACCGTCTCTCCACCGCATGGTGGTCAGAGCCCCGCGGGTGGCGGCGTCCCGGAAA is a window of Geobacter sp. FeAm09 DNA encoding:
- a CDS encoding DMT family transporter, giving the protein MTNDAQQADRAGIYCKLVLTTFFWGGTFVAARFAVHEAPPFFAASCRFAIAAVVLMALVARQAQRRGEAVPVPRSLREVLGLFFLGLTGIFCYNAFFFSGLKLTGAANGSLIVAINPLLTAVLSAWWLRERIRPLQGAGLAVSLAGVGVIVTRGDPGVLRTLTFNHGDLLLLGAPLSWAAYSILGKRAMGTFSPLVATAYAALSGTLLLIPAAALEALGGAGPHHFSILGWVAILQLALLGTVAGFVWWYEGVQALGASRAALFVNLVPLFGTLLAALLLGERLGWPQLWGGMLVIAGVCGGTVRLKTG
- a CDS encoding cupin domain-containing protein gives rise to the protein MGRFIDIGAQEWRQVRPDVAHGVLGTTILDEGVTMTVTRVVPGSGFAAHHDAYGHLLYFLSGSGVVGVAGEETAIRPGLAVRIRAGEEHYYRNTGTDELTLVSVNIPEEGAGNLAGARGACSRDYDDRGPTAG
- a CDS encoding cupin domain-containing protein, whose protein sequence is MKTVGGKAEVKNFAAPDEVRTFPKGRVELITIGGATVGRAIFEPGWRWLTSVQPLAKTKSCEAPHFQYHVAGTVHVVMDDGSEFDCRPGEVSLLPMGHDAWVVGNETAVVVDFQGMIDYAKAR